The sequence below is a genomic window from Clostridium putrefaciens.
AACTTAAGTTAAATGAAGGCTATGATCCTAATAAAGCTGCCTATCATGATAAGCTTATAAAAGACTATACAACTTTAACTGAATTGTATAATAATAAAGGTGGATATACATATAAAGGTGATATTAATAGGATATTAAAAGGATTAGGCTTCTTCGAAGATGACTATGAAAAGCCTATAACTATTCTAAGCGGTGGTCAAAAAACTAGGGTCGCCCTTTGTAAACTTCTTCTTACAAAGCCTGAAATATTACTTCTAGACGAGCCTACAAATCATTTAGATTTAGATGCTATAGAGTGGCTTGAAGATTACTTGAAGGGCTATAAAGGAACCATCATTATTATATCCCATGATAGGTTTTTCTTAGATGCTATAACTACCCACACCTTTGAACTTATTAATGGACACGTAGATTGTTATAACGCAAATTACTCAAAATATATAGACCTTAGAAAAAAAGAATTTGAAACAAAGCTAAAAGCTTATAATCTCCAACAAATTGAAATTAAAAGACAAGAGGACATTATTGAAAAATATAAATCTTTTAATCGTGAAAAAAGTATCCGAGCAGCAGAAAGTAGAGAAAAAGCCTTAGCTAAAATAGAAAGACTAGAAACCCCTGATAAAGACTCAAAGGCTTCTAAAATTAAATTCGAAACCTTAATAAAAAGTGGAAATGATGTATTATATATAGAAAACTTAAGCAAAAACTTCGGAGAAAACCAACTTTTCTCTGATGTTAATCTTGATATAAAAAGAGGAGATCGTATAGCCCTTATTGGTGAAAACGGAAGAGGTAAAACCACCCTCTTTAAGATCATAATGGATGACATACCTCCTAATAAAGGTACAAAGACCTTAGGTAAAAATGTATTCATTGGCTATTATGATCAGGAACAATCTAACTTAAATGAAAGCAAAACAATTATTGATGAGATTTGGGATGAATATCCTCATATGACAACAACTCAAGTTAGAAATGCTTTGGCATCATTTCTTTTTACTGGTGATGATGTTTTTAAGGAAATAAACAAATTAAGCGGTGGCGAAAAATGTAGAATTAATCTTTTAAAGCTTATGCTTTCAAAATCTAATTTTCTATTATTAGATGAACCTACAAATCATTTAGATATTATGTCAAGAGAAGCCTTAGAAGATGCTATAAATAACTACGATGGAACCTTACTTATTATTTCACATGATAGATACTTTTTAAATAAAGTTATAAATAATATCTGTGAACTTAATTCAGATGGAGTAAAAGAGTACCTTGGAAATTATAATTACTTCCAAGAAAAGAAGAAGAATCCTTCTAGATATGAAGGATTAGAAGAACTTCAAAACAAAAGCAAAACTCAGGTATCTGAAGAAAAACGCAAAAGAAGAAATTTAGATAAAAAAGCAAAAGAAGAAGAAAATAAACTTAAATCTTTAGAACAAGATATTTCATCTAGTGAATCAAATATACTAAAACTTCAAGAACTACTTTGTTTAGAAGAAGTTTATTCAAATGCAGAAAAGAGTGAATCTATTAACAAAGAATTACTAGAACTACAAAAAGTATTAGAAACTTTATATGAAGAATGGGAAAAGCTGATATAGTAATTACTATATCAGCTTTCTACATTTACTTACCTTGCCTAATTTTATCTCTTTTCCTGTAATATAATTTTTATAGTTTTGCTTTTACCCTCTCTGTAAACTTCAATACTAACTTCATCTCCATTACCTTTTTGAGATTTCAACTTATTTAATTCAGCCATAGTATTTATCTTATTACCATCAAATCCTGTGATAACATCAGATGGTCTTATTCCAACCTTTTCTGCTGGACTAAACTCTATAACCTCCATAACGTAAACTCCTACTGGTATTTTATTTTCTTTAGATACCCTTTCTGATATATCTCTTCCCCTAATACCTATTTCTAATATAGGTTTTGATAAATCTCCAAGTTTTGCTTTAGCTTGATTTATAGGTATAGAAAAACCAATACCTTCTACCCCACCTTCCGCTGACTTTGAATTAATTTTGGCAGTATTCATACCTATTACTTCACCTCTTGAATTTAATAAAGGACCACCACTATTACCAGGATTTATAGCTGCATCTGTTTGAATAAGCGTTAAGTCTTTACCACCTATATTTATAGTTCTATTTATTGCACTTACTATACCAGATGTTACAGTTCCCAAAAATTCCTTTCCTAGAGGATTTCCTATTGCAACAACTGATTCTCCTGCTTGAACAGAATCTGAATCTCCAAGCTCCACTACTCCCGGCATCTTCATTTCTTCTTTTATCTTAACTACAGCTATATCATTTTCTGCATCGTAGTTTACAACCTTTGCTCCAACTTCCTTACCATCATTTAATATTACTTTCACATCTTGAGCGCCTTTTATAACATGGTAATTTGTAAGTAAGTAACCTTCTTCATTTATTATAAATCCAGATCCTATACCTTCTGTTGCTTGATTTCCAAAAATACCATAGTCTTTTATACTTTTGGTGGTAACTCCAACCACAGCTGGCCCCACCTTATCTATAATTTCAGTAACAGTTAAAGCTTCCTTATCTTCTCTTAAAGAAGTGGTACCATAATTTTTGTTTTTTTCTTCTATTATAGTTTTGTATAAGGCAGTGCTTTTAAATTTTTCACTTTGTGGGGCTACATATAGTACCCCAGCTGCTCCTAAAAGCCCACCTATTATAGCAAATATTAATGACAAAGCTACATATGGAAATATACTTCTATCTCTATATTTTTTATTATCAACCTTTTCCATACTCATATTCTCCCTTCGATGATTTTCATTATCATTTTCAGACTTTTCTTTTGGTATAATAATAAAATCTGGTGAATATCCCTGTATCTTCTTTTTTGTGTTTTCAGAGTTATTTTCATACCTCTCATCCATTCAAATCATCCTCTCTATACTTATATTCTGTTCTTGTTTATATATTAAACTATAATTGTTACAACTGTATGTCAAAATATAAAATTTTAGTGAGGTATTCAAATTATATATTGAAATCCTCACTAAAATTTTATATTTAAGTATGATAGTAAATAATTCTAAAAATACTATTTACCTTTCTATAAAAACTAACTCCCGCTACTTTTCAGATAACTTATTTGTTTCTTTTAGAATATTCCCTAAATAAAATATGATTGAATTTTCATCTTCTAAGGGTATATTACTTATATTAGGTAATACTTTAACCTCAGATTTAGATGATAGTTCCGACAGTTTGCTAGCTTCTTTTATATATTTATCACCTTTATTCTCACTCAATAAGATTACTAATGGTTTATTACCTAATGACCCTTCATGTTGCAAGTCCAAATTGTAATTTTTCAAAATTTTTAATTCCTCTTTGTATGCTCTTAAATATTTTTTACTTACAGTAAATGAATTAAATATCTCTGCATTTTCTTCTGAAAGAAGTGATGTTATATCATTTTTTATTTTAATCATATTTATATTATTAAGTATTCTTATAGAACCTATACTGGAAAATGTTTCCTGAACTGATTTATTTCTTATTTGTTTTTTCAAATCCTTTTGTGTTTCCTTTAAGCTAAGATTATTCTCTAATATAGGATTTATAAGTATCGATCCTATGACTTCATTTGGGTACCTTTTAGCAAAGTTACTAGCTAAAAGTGATCCATATGAATTTCCCACAAATATATAAGGTCCATTAACTGCTCCTTTATATAATATATCTGAAAGGTCTTTAACTTCATCCTCTATACTTATCTCTTTTGCTGATCCTTCACTTAAGCCATATCCTGACCTATCATAATAAAATACTCTAAAATTCTTTGGCATACTCTTAACAAGTTTACTCCACTCTAAGTGATCCGCTCCTATATCCGATTCTAAAATTATAGTAGCCTTTCCATGACCAACTAAATCATAATATATCTTTTTTTCATTTATAGATACATATTTACCCTTGCCTTTTGCTTTAATGCTCATCTTATGGCTACTTATATTTTCATATAACATTCCAAAGAATGTTATTAAAAATAATATTACAACAACTATTTCTACAACTCTTAATTTATTAACCTTCCTTTTGGGTTTATATTTATGCATACTATTAGAGTAAGGTAAAAACTTCATAATTATCTTTCTCCTAATTTAAGATTGGGTCTTGCATTTAAATCTAGTTCAGATTTTATTCCTTTCATAAACTCAAAATAACCAGCACTTCCTATCATTGCAGCATTATCAGTACATAAAATAGGATCTGGAAATAAAACCTCTATGCCTTCTTTACTTCCCTTTTCAATAAGATTTCTTCTAAGTTCTGAATTAGATGCAACTCCACCTGCTATAGCTATCTTATCTACCCCTTTTATTTTACAAGCTTTAAGAGCATTATCTGTAAGAACTTCAACTACAGCCTTTTGAAATGATGCGGCCACATCTGCCTTATTTACTTTCTCATTTTTCATTTCCATTTTATTTAGATAATTTAAAACTGATGACTTTACACCACTAAAAGAAAAATCTAAAGATCCATCATGAAAATTAGCTTTAGGAAACTTTATAGCATCCTTATTTCCTTCTTTTGAAAGTATATCTATCTTAGGACCTCCTGGATATCCAAGACCTAGTGACCTTGCAACTTTATCATAAGCTTCTCCTGCCGCATCATCTCTAGTTTCACCTATAACCTCAAACTTACCAAAATCTTTTACATATACAATAAATGTATGTCCACCTGATACTACAAGACACATAAAAGGTGGTTTTAAATCTTTATGTTGGATAAAGTTGGCACTTATATGACCTTCAATATGATTTATACCTATTAAAGGTTTTTTACTTCCATAAGCTAAACCCTTTGCATATTGTATACCTACCAAAAGTGCCCCTACAAGTCCTGGCCCATAGGTTACAGCTATGGCATCTATATCATTTAAATTCATAGAAGCCTCTTCTAGTGCTTGTTGCACTACAGTATTTACTGCTTCTATGTGTTTTCTCGATGCTACTTCTGGAACTACGCCTCCAAACTTTTTATGAGTTTCTATTTGAGATGAAATTATATTTGAAAGAACTTGTCTCCCGTTTACTACAACTGCTGCGGCTGTTTCATCACAACTACTTTCTATCGCTAATATCCTTATACTTTTATCCATATTCAACCATCCTTAATATAATCATTCTGTAATTATATTATACTTAATACGAATTATATAATCAATGAGTTCGAAGTCAATAATAAATTTAACACATAAAATTAAAAAGACACTTGAGAACATAAGTTTTCAGTGATAGAATAATTACCATGGAAATAATATATTATATGAATCTATAAATAGCTTTATATAATCTTAAGTTCTAATAAAGGAGTAATGTTTATGTCATGCTATTATGCAAAGGTTGTTGTAAAGGGATCTCCTATATCTAAATCTAATTTTAAATTATTTAACCTTAGTGGACGAGCTATTTTGCCTTATAATTCAGGAAAATACCACGATAGATATGCATTATATGAAGAAGAAATTGCCTATGCTACTATGTGCCAAAATCCTAATTTAATACTTACAGAATCTTTAATAGCAATATTGAAGGTTTATTATAAAAGCTCTAAACGTCACCCTGACACAAATAATATTACCAAAAGTATATTTGATGGAATCGAAAAAAGTGGATTAATAATAAACGATGCTCAAATAAGGAGACTTTATATAGAGGAATTATATGATAAAGTAAACCCTAGGTTTGAATTAGAGCTTTACGCTGAAAGTAAGTACAATATTTCTTATAAAATAAGTGGAAATGAAACTCTACTAGATCCAATAGAATATACTCCACCATCAAATAAGGTAGTAAAATCTCCTTCAAATTTACCTAAAGATAATTTAAAAAATGATCATAAAAAGTCATGTTATATCTGCTTAAAACCTTTAGGAGAAAATGCAGGTATGTCTGCTGATAATGGAAATAAGTTCATATGTGAGGGATGTTTTAAAAAGTTATTTTAATCTTCTCTAATACTTACCACATTTTAAATATTCCAAAGCCTTTCTTTTAATAGTTTTATATGATTTGGATTAGTGCCACAGCATCCGCCTATATATATTGCTCCTGCTTTATATATAGATTCCATTTCATCTAAAAATTCAGATTCTAATACACCATAAGTTAATATATTATCTTCTTCTTTTGGTATTCCTAAATTAGGTTTAGCTATTATATCAAATGCTGAATATGTTTTAAATTCATTGGTTAATGACAAGGCTTTTGATCTTACATCTACGCAGTTAAATCCTAAAGCTTTTAACTTATAATCCTTAAGTAACCTTACAATATCTTTTATGTTCTCTCCTGAATATAATCTATTATCATTATTAAATGTAAAGCTTAAAAATATATCTTTATTAGTCTCCTTAAATGCATCTAACGCACATAATGCCTCCTCCATTTGATACATAGTTTCTATAAATATCATATCTACATTTAACTCTTTAATTATTTTAGCTATTTCATAATAAGTTTCATATATTTCTTTTGAGTCTACAGATTTATCTTTCATATTAACGCCAAGAGGACCTACATCATACGCAACTAAACTATTTCCCTTTGACTGATTTGCTATATCAATAGATGCCTTTATTAAGGTTTTAAGTTTGTAATCATCACCTTTTAAGCTTATTCCATTTAAGGAAAAGCTATTAGTAAGTATTATGTCGCTTCCTGATCTTACGTACCTTTCATGAACATTTTTAATTAAATCTTTATTTTTAATATTTAACTCCGGTATGTTTTTATAGTCATTTATTCCACTTTGCTTTAAAAGTGAACCCATGGCTCCATCTAGTAATATATAATTGTTTTTTATCTTTCTATCATTTTTCATAGATACTTCCTTTCTATTCGAATATAATAAATATATATTATATTTTAAATATATCATAAAAGAAGATTGTTTATACAAAAGCCTCACCTTAAATGTTACTTTTTATAGATATCTTAACTTTTATGCATAATTTATTTTTAGGGGTGATATAACTTTGATTATTAAATCTAATAAAAGAAAGGATATCCAAATATACTATATAACTACTACAATATTCCTCATAAATATTATACTAATAGTATTACTTTGGCTTAAATCTCCTTATATAAATCTTCCTATTTTCCACCTTTTTATATCTAATATGACCATAATTAGAATATTACCCTTGTTTGTTCTTCCATTTTCTTTACTTGAAATAAAGGTTAACCCTTTAGATAATAATGTTATGAAAGCTAAACTACCTTTGTTTTGTTTAATGGAGATTCTATTTATATTATATACACTTATAATATTTAAATTAAATAAGGGTGATTTATTCAATGAAACAGCTTTAAATATGTGTATACTCTTTATACCAATAGCCTTATATCAAATAAAAAAGCATCCAGAATGCAAAGAAGAAGATGATAGGCAAGTACGATGGCAAAAAGCCATGGGTACTTATGTAGAAAAGCCATCACTTACAACCACATTTTTTTGGAGGTACAAAATCAGCTTTAAGGATTTAAATAAAAACATAACTAGAAAAGAATTATTTAAAGCCCTTGTTAAAACTTTCATCAACCGAATATTTTTAACTCTAATACTTTTATCATTTTTTATTACTTATTATTATGAAAATAAGAGCATTTATCTTATAACCATAATATTAATACCGACTTTACTTAATGTTATATACCACATTATTGAAATAATATTTAATCTTTCAACTTATCTAGAAGGTTATTGTAATGATGAATTTGAAGAATCTTCTGGTAAATCTACTAATATAACTTATTATTATGTAATTACTGATTATACAAGAAAACGAGAAATAAAAATACATTCTAAATCACCTTTGTACATGAATAAAGGTGATTATATGAGAATTTATTATACTGCTCTAAGTAAAGAAGTAATTAAGTACCATAACATTCAGAAAAACTAAAAAGAAGAAAGAAAATCTTTGCATTTTCTTTCTTCTTTTTATATTCATATAATTTAAAGCACTTTAATGTATGTTTATTTTGATGCTATACTTCTTGTTGCTATTATATTAACTCCAGTACCTGCTATGTCCTTAACTATTGTATCTCCTACATTTATAGGGGCCTTTACTTTTAATCCCTTTAACGCTTTAATACAATCAAACATCTTGCCTTTTGGTACATCTATCTCTGTCTTTACAGGTACCACTTGTATTTCTCCATTTTCCACCTTTACTGAAGAGGTTATTATTCTTGTAGGATTAGTACACTCTTTTATTCCATACTCATAACCCCTCTTACAACTGTTCCCTGTAACATTAATAGCTTCTTTTCCTTGCATTTCAACCTCAAGCCTACATCCCATAGGACAAGATATACATATTAACTCTCGTTTTTCCATATTACCTACTCCCTTTCTATCTTGATTGTGATGCTTTGGCATTTTATATGCTTTAATAGCATATCTTTGCTTAATCTCACTGTTTCCATTTCACCTGGAGTAAGAATCCTTTTCTTTATATGCATCTCTCTTACATCATCAAAATACACTGCTACATAACAATCTTTATATACTTCTCCAACTCTAAATCTAACTTCTAGTTGTTTTTCAACATTATTAGGATTTAACCTCTTAGGAACAGTATATCTTACTCCTTCAGTAGCTATTATATCTATTTTTTCCCCTTCAAAGCTTCTTCCATTTACATAATTTGCAGCATTTTTTCCTGCGTTATAACTTTCTAAAGTAACGTTATCCACAAGATCATGAACATGAAGCACATTTCCCGAGGCGAATATTCCTTCACTATCAGTTTGCATACTTTCATCCACTTCTGGTCCACCAGTTACATTAGATAGTTTTATTTCAGCTTTTCTTGATAGCTCATTTTCAGGAAGTAATCCTACAGATAATAATAAAGTGTCACAAGGTATATATTCTTCGCTACCTTTAACTAACTTTCTATTTTCATCGACTTTAGCCACAGTAACGCCCTCTACTCTATCTTTACCCTTTATATCTATAATTGTATGACTAAGTTTTAATGGTATATTAAAGTCGTCAAGACATTGAACTATATTTCTATTAAGTCCTCCAGAATAAGGCATAACCTCTACTACTGCCTTTACATTTGCTCCCTCTAAAGTCATTCTTCTAGCCATTATAAGACCAATGTCACCTGAACCTAATATAACAACTTCTTTACCTGGTACATATCCTTCTATATTAACAAACTTTTGAGCCGTACCAGCAGTGTATATACCAGCGCATCTACTGCCTGGAATATTTATAGCCCCTCTTGGCCTTTCTCTACAACCCATAGCCAAAATTAAACTTTTAGCTTTTATTTCAATTATTCCATCTTCTGGATTTACAGCTGTTATAACTTTTTCCTTAGTTAAATCAAGCACCATAGAATTTAACTTGTATGGTATTTTGTAATCATTTATCTTTTCCACAAATCTTTCAGCATATTCTGGTCCTGTTAATTCCTCTTTAAATGTATGAAGTCCAAAACCATTGTGAATACATTGATTTAGTATTCCACCTAGGTGGTCTTCTCTCTCTAAGATTAATATACTATCTATACCCTCTTCTTTTGCAGCCACAGCTGCTGCCATACCAGCTGGTCCTCCTCCAATTATAACTATATCAAATTCTTCCATACCTAAATCCTCCACTCTATATTTAAAATTAGATTCCTTCTTTATTTTCTGATACTAATATATTAGAATTTCCTTTATTTTTCTTTATCATTGTAACTGGAACATTTAACTCTTTAGACAATATATCAACTATTCTACTAGAACAAAATCCACCTTGACATCTTCCCATTCCAGCTCTAGTTCTTCTTTTTACACCATCAAGTGTTGTTGCACCTAGTGGTCCTTTTATAGAATCTAAAATTTCACCTTCAGTTATAAGTTCACATCTACATATTATCTTACCATACCTTGGGTCCTTAGCTATTAATTCTCTTCTTTCATCATTACTCATTTCCCTAAACTTAGGTATAGACTTTCTTATAGCATCAAAGTTGCTTTTTAATGAAGGATTAAGCATTTTTATAACTATGTTTAATACAACTTCTGATATAGCTGGAGCGCTAGAAAGCCCTGGTGATTCTATTCCAGCAGCATTTATAAAGTTTTTAGCATCTCTTGCCTCACCTATTATAAAATCATCTAAATTACTATGCGCCCTAAGACCTGAAAAGTTTGTTATTATTTGATTCATGGGAATGTTTTTAACACTTCTAGTAGCCCTTTTTAATATATCATCTAAGCCTTCTTTTGAAGTTGTAAAGTCTTCTTTATCATCTATATCCATAGCATTAGGACCAACTAAAAGATTTCCGTCTACTGTAGGTGTTACTA
It includes:
- the abc-f gene encoding ribosomal protection-like ABC-F family protein, which codes for MIVIGCKNISKSYGIDVVLNKVNFSINEGDKVGFIGANGAGKSTLFKILTGELSYDTGDIFIDKNKALGYLSQHLSLGSNSSIYEEMLSVFSELLSIEKKLKELELKLNEGYDPNKAAYHDKLIKDYTTLTELYNNKGGYTYKGDINRILKGLGFFEDDYEKPITILSGGQKTRVALCKLLLTKPEILLLDEPTNHLDLDAIEWLEDYLKGYKGTIIIISHDRFFLDAITTHTFELINGHVDCYNANYSKYIDLRKKEFETKLKAYNLQQIEIKRQEDIIEKYKSFNREKSIRAAESREKALAKIERLETPDKDSKASKIKFETLIKSGNDVLYIENLSKNFGENQLFSDVNLDIKRGDRIALIGENGRGKTTLFKIIMDDIPPNKGTKTLGKNVFIGYYDQEQSNLNESKTIIDEIWDEYPHMTTTQVRNALASFLFTGDDVFKEINKLSGGEKCRINLLKLMLSKSNFLLLDEPTNHLDIMSREALEDAINNYDGTLLIISHDRYFLNKVINNICELNSDGVKEYLGNYNYFQEKKKNPSRYEGLEELQNKSKTQVSEEKRKRRNLDKKAKEEENKLKSLEQDISSSESNILKLQELLCLEEVYSNAEKSESINKELLELQKVLETLYEEWEKLI
- a CDS encoding S1C family serine protease produces the protein MDERYENNSENTKKKIQGYSPDFIIIPKEKSENDNENHRRENMSMEKVDNKKYRDRSIFPYVALSLIFAIIGGLLGAAGVLYVAPQSEKFKSTALYKTIIEEKNKNYGTTSLREDKEALTVTEIIDKVGPAVVGVTTKSIKDYGIFGNQATEGIGSGFIINEEGYLLTNYHVIKGAQDVKVILNDGKEVGAKVVNYDAENDIAVVKIKEEMKMPGVVELGDSDSVQAGESVVAIGNPLGKEFLGTVTSGIVSAINRTINIGGKDLTLIQTDAAINPGNSGGPLLNSRGEVIGMNTAKINSKSAEGGVEGIGFSIPINQAKAKLGDLSKPILEIGIRGRDISERVSKENKIPVGVYVMEVIEFSPAEKVGIRPSDVITGFDGNKINTMAELNKLKSQKGNGDEVSIEVYREGKSKTIKIILQEKR
- a CDS encoding alpha/beta fold hydrolase codes for the protein MKFLPYSNSMHKYKPKRKVNKLRVVEIVVVILFLITFFGMLYENISSHKMSIKAKGKGKYVSINEKKIYYDLVGHGKATIILESDIGADHLEWSKLVKSMPKNFRVFYYDRSGYGLSEGSAKEISIEDEVKDLSDILYKGAVNGPYIFVGNSYGSLLASNFAKRYPNEVIGSILINPILENNLSLKETQKDLKKQIRNKSVQETFSSIGSIRILNNINMIKIKNDITSLLSEENAEIFNSFTVSKKYLRAYKEELKILKNYNLDLQHEGSLGNKPLVILLSENKGDKYIKEASKLSELSSKSEVKVLPNISNIPLEDENSIIFYLGNILKETNKLSEK
- the tsaD gene encoding tRNA (adenosine(37)-N6)-threonylcarbamoyltransferase complex transferase subunit TsaD encodes the protein MDKSIRILAIESSCDETAAAVVVNGRQVLSNIISSQIETHKKFGGVVPEVASRKHIEAVNTVVQQALEEASMNLNDIDAIAVTYGPGLVGALLVGIQYAKGLAYGSKKPLIGINHIEGHISANFIQHKDLKPPFMCLVVSGGHTFIVYVKDFGKFEVIGETRDDAAGEAYDKVARSLGLGYPGGPKIDILSKEGNKDAIKFPKANFHDGSLDFSFSGVKSSVLNYLNKMEMKNEKVNKADVAASFQKAVVEVLTDNALKACKIKGVDKIAIAGGVASNSELRRNLIEKGSKEGIEVLFPDPILCTDNAAMIGSAGYFEFMKGIKSELDLNARPNLKLGER
- a CDS encoding RusA family crossover junction endodeoxyribonuclease, whose amino-acid sequence is MSCYYAKVVVKGSPISKSNFKLFNLSGRAILPYNSGKYHDRYALYEEEIAYATMCQNPNLILTESLIAILKVYYKSSKRHPDTNNITKSIFDGIEKSGLIINDAQIRRLYIEELYDKVNPRFELELYAESKYNISYKISGNETLLDPIEYTPPSNKVVKSPSNLPKDNLKNDHKKSCYICLKPLGENAGMSADNGNKFICEGCFKKLF
- a CDS encoding homocysteine S-methyltransferase family protein — protein: MKNDRKIKNNYILLDGAMGSLLKQSGINDYKNIPELNIKNKDLIKNVHERYVRSGSDIILTNSFSLNGISLKGDDYKLKTLIKASIDIANQSKGNSLVAYDVGPLGVNMKDKSVDSKEIYETYYEIAKIIKELNVDMIFIETMYQMEEALCALDAFKETNKDIFLSFTFNNDNRLYSGENIKDIVRLLKDYKLKALGFNCVDVRSKALSLTNEFKTYSAFDIIAKPNLGIPKEEDNILTYGVLESEFLDEMESIYKAGAIYIGGCCGTNPNHIKLLKERLWNI
- a CDS encoding DUF1667 domain-containing protein: MEKRELICISCPMGCRLEVEMQGKEAINVTGNSCKRGYEYGIKECTNPTRIITSSVKVENGEIQVVPVKTEIDVPKGKMFDCIKALKGLKVKAPINVGDTIVKDIAGTGVNIIATRSIASK
- a CDS encoding NAD(P)/FAD-dependent oxidoreductase; this translates as MEEFDIVIIGGGPAGMAAAVAAKEEGIDSILILEREDHLGGILNQCIHNGFGLHTFKEELTGPEYAERFVEKINDYKIPYKLNSMVLDLTKEKVITAVNPEDGIIEIKAKSLILAMGCRERPRGAINIPGSRCAGIYTAGTAQKFVNIEGYVPGKEVVILGSGDIGLIMARRMTLEGANVKAVVEVMPYSGGLNRNIVQCLDDFNIPLKLSHTIIDIKGKDRVEGVTVAKVDENRKLVKGSEEYIPCDTLLLSVGLLPENELSRKAEIKLSNVTGGPEVDESMQTDSEGIFASGNVLHVHDLVDNVTLESYNAGKNAANYVNGRSFEGEKIDIIATEGVRYTVPKRLNPNNVEKQLEVRFRVGEVYKDCYVAVYFDDVREMHIKKRILTPGEMETVRLSKDMLLKHIKCQSITIKIERE